Genomic segment of Chloroflexota bacterium:
CCCTTCTCCCGGGCTCGGGAGAAGGGGGTTTGGGGGATGAGGGCCGTTTTCCCTCGGTCGATGATCAGGGGAATGTCTTGCGTCGGACGACACGCGGGGTGTTCCTACCACCCCGATTTCTATCACCGACTTTGAAAAAGCCCTGTGTGAGGGGCGCGGTCATTTGCATGGCTGGATCGCCGCATGGTATAATCGGCCAACCGACTGAAAGAGGGAGACGAGATCCGTGGTCACGTATCTGTATATCGTACAAATCATCCTCGCCATCGCTTTGATCGTCATGGTGATCCTTCAGGCGCGAGGCAGCGACCTGGGCGGTGTCTTCGGCGGTAGTGGTGGCAGCGTCTTTCGTACCCGTCGTGGTGTGGAGAAGACCCTCTTCAACGCGACGATCGTTTTGAGCATCCTCTTCTTCCTCGCGTCCTTGGCTACCGTGATCGTCCAGGGTTAAGCGGAAGACTCTCACCGTCTTGGCCATCTCATCATCCGATCGGAGCGGATCAAGTCCTGTGGGACGTTACGTCCGTTGGCAGGTTGCCATCGCCCTTTTGGGCATCGTGTTGCTGTCGGCGTTGCTGGCCTACTCCGCGTACAGCTTCACCAACGTCATCGTTCCGGATCGCGGTGGGACTTTCCGCGAGGGCGTGGCCGGGAGCGCTCAATACATCAATCCCTTACTCTGCCATTACAATGAGGTCGATCAAGACCTCTGTGCGTTAGTATTCAGCGGGCTTACTCGCTTCGATCAGCACGGCCAGGTGGTCCCCGATCTGGCCGATGGCCCGCCCCAAATCTCCCCGGATGGCCTCTCGTATACCTTTCGGCTCCGACCGGGCCTGCAGTGGCATGATGGCGCCCCCATTACCGCGGACGATGTGCTCTTCACCGTCCGCATGATGCAGGATCCGGATTTCCCCGGGGCCCCCTTTCTGGGAGATCTCTGGCGAACGGTCGAGGCGGAGAAGGTGGATGATCTCACCGTCCGCTTCATTCTCTCCCAGCCGTTCACGCCCTTCCTGGACTATACGACGACGGGGCTCCTGCCCCAACACCTGTGGAGCGCCGTTCCGGCGGGTCAGCTGCTCCAGTCGCAGCTGAACACCCAGCCTGTGGGCAGCGGTCCCTTTCAGGTGACGGAGGTCAACGCGGATCGCATCCGTCTGGAGCCGAGCCCGCGCTATCGCGGCCCTCTGCCCTATTTGACCGCGCTGGAATTCCACTTCTATCCGGATTACCCAAGCCTGTTCGAGGCCTTCGTCCGTGATGAGATCGACGGGATCAGCCGGATCCTGCCGCAAGACCTGGCTCAGGCGGAGGCTCGTGAGGATCTGCAGATCTTTTCCGCTCCTCTGTCCGGCTATGTGATCATCCTGCTCAATCTGCAGAATCCGAACGTCCCCTTCTTGCAGGACAAGGCGGTTCGGCAGGCTTTGATGTATGCGCTGGATCGTCAGAAATTGATCGACGAGGTGCTTGCAGGGCAGGGGCTCGTGGCGCACAGCCCGGTGATGCCCTATAACTGGGCGTATAACCCCGAGGTGAAGCGGTACACCCAGGACGTGGAGCGGGCTCGTCGTCTGCTGGAAGAGGCCGGTTACGTGGATGGAGATGGCGATGGCGTGCGCGAGAAGGACGGCCGGCCGTTGCGCCTGATCCTGCTCAGCGACGATGACCCCGCGCGCCAGCGTCTGGCGCAGGCCATCAGCCAGGCGTGGCGGGTGATTGGGGTGGAGGCTGTGCCTCAGGCGGTGAGCTTCACCGGGCTCGTCAGCGATTTCGTCTACCCTCGTGAGTTCGACGCCGCCATCGTGAGCTGGGAACTCGCCGGGGACCCAGATCCGTATCCGCTGTGGCACTCCACCCAGGCCACGGAGGACGGCCAGAATTACGGCGGGTGGTCCAATCCTCGCGCGGATGAGATCATGGAGCAGGCGCGGTCCATCACGGACATCGAGGAGCGCAAGGCCCTCTACGCTGAGTTCCAGGAGATCTTCGCGAAGGAGCTTCCCGGGCTCCTGCTTTACTATCCCGTGTACACCTACGGGGTCAGCAGCAAGGTCCACGGCGTCGAGATCGGCCCCCTGAATACGCCCAGCGATCGCTTCCGAACGATCGCCCGCTGGTACATCGCCACCCGGCGTGTGACCCTGCCCGAGGCTCGGGCGGGCGCCTCCGCGGCGACACCACCCTCTCAAGCCCCTTAGCCT
This window contains:
- the secG gene encoding preprotein translocase subunit SecG encodes the protein MVTYLYIVQIILAIALIVMVILQARGSDLGGVFGGSGGSVFRTRRGVEKTLFNATIVLSILFFLASLATVIVQG
- a CDS encoding peptide ABC transporter substrate-binding protein; this encodes MGRYVRWQVAIALLGIVLLSALLAYSAYSFTNVIVPDRGGTFREGVAGSAQYINPLLCHYNEVDQDLCALVFSGLTRFDQHGQVVPDLADGPPQISPDGLSYTFRLRPGLQWHDGAPITADDVLFTVRMMQDPDFPGAPFLGDLWRTVEAEKVDDLTVRFILSQPFTPFLDYTTTGLLPQHLWSAVPAGQLLQSQLNTQPVGSGPFQVTEVNADRIRLEPSPRYRGPLPYLTALEFHFYPDYPSLFEAFVRDEIDGISRILPQDLAQAEAREDLQIFSAPLSGYVIILLNLQNPNVPFLQDKAVRQALMYALDRQKLIDEVLAGQGLVAHSPVMPYNWAYNPEVKRYTQDVERARRLLEEAGYVDGDGDGVREKDGRPLRLILLSDDDPARQRLAQAISQAWRVIGVEAVPQAVSFTGLVSDFVYPREFDAAIVSWELAGDPDPYPLWHSTQATEDGQNYGGWSNPRADEIMEQARSITDIEERKALYAEFQEIFAKELPGLLLYYPVYTYGVSSKVHGVEIGPLNTPSDRFRTIARWYIATRRVTLPEARAGASAATPPSQAP